In bacterium, the following are encoded in one genomic region:
- the rpsJ gene encoding 30S ribosomal protein S10 — MAKAKIKEEQEKLRLRIKAYDSKLIDNSARQIVDTAKRFDAEVVGPIPLPTEIKKYTVNRSTFVHKNSREQFELRIHKRLIDILNPSQAIIGSLSQLNLPSGVDIEIKMI, encoded by the coding sequence ATGGCAAAAGCAAAAATAAAGGAAGAACAGGAAAAATTGCGGCTTAGGATAAAGGCCTACGACAGCAAGCTGATTGATAATTCAGCCCGCCAGATCGTGGATACCGCTAAGCGTTTCGACGCGGAAGTGGTTGGCCCGATTCCTTTGCCTACGGAGATAAAAAAATATACCGTAAATCGCTCGACTTTCGTTCACAAAAATTCGAGAGAGCAATTTGAATTGAGAATCCATAAGCGCCTGATAGACATTCTGAATCCGAGTCAGGCGATCATCGGATCACTGTCTCAATTGAACTTGCCTTCCGGAGTAGACATTGAGATAAAGATGATCTAA
- the rplD gene encoding 50S ribosomal protein L4 has protein sequence MKTSVYNLKGDVIGEIELPEDIFAREWNPDLVHQVLLSQAANRRLPWAHAKNRGEVRGGGKKPWKQKHTGRARHGSIRSPIWKGGGATHGPVKTRNYSQKVNKKMAKVAIYSILSKKLADGHLKIVDTLELETAKTKTLFASVKKFLPALLIAAKENKNIARASNNIPRTRSLSGANLNIEDVTKYKNILLDKKAVSEIQ, from the coding sequence ATGAAAACCTCCGTCTACAATTTGAAGGGTGATGTAATCGGCGAAATTGAATTGCCGGAGGATATTTTCGCCCGCGAATGGAATCCTGATCTAGTACATCAGGTTCTATTGTCGCAAGCCGCTAATCGCCGTCTCCCTTGGGCGCACGCCAAGAACCGCGGAGAAGTTCGTGGTGGCGGCAAAAAGCCTTGGAAACAGAAGCACACCGGCCGCGCTCGTCATGGCTCTATTCGTTCTCCAATCTGGAAAGGAGGCGGCGCTACTCATGGCCCGGTAAAGACTCGTAATTATTCTCAAAAAGTTAACAAGAAAATGGCCAAGGTGGCTATCTATTCCATTCTTTCCAAGAAATTGGCCGACGGTCATCTAAAAATAGTGGATACATTAGAATTGGAAACCGCCAAAACTAAAACATTATTCGCTTCCGTAAAAAAGTTCTTGCCTGCTTTGCTGATTGCCGCTAAAGAAAACAAGAATATCGCCCGCGCTTCCAATAATATTCCAAGAACCCGTAGCTTGAGTGGAGCCAATTTGAATATCGAAGACGTGACGAAATACAAGAATATCTTGCTGGATAAAAAGGCCGTATCGGAAATACAATAA
- the rpsS gene encoding 30S ribosomal protein S19 has protein sequence MSRSSKKGPFVDPKLLKKIANIKPGQKTVVKTWSRASEIAPEMVGHTFGVHNGKTHIEVFVKEEMVGHRLGEFSPTKKFVKHGGKMQRELEASQQAAEVAKAQAAKATVAPAAGAKK, from the coding sequence ATGTCACGCTCAAGTAAAAAAGGTCCATTCGTGGATCCAAAATTATTGAAGAAGATTGCCAACATTAAACCCGGTCAAAAGACGGTTGTTAAGACTTGGTCGCGAGCTTCTGAAATTGCCCCGGAAATGGTGGGGCATACTTTTGGCGTGCACAACGGAAAAACTCATATCGAAGTCTTCGTCAAAGAAGAAATGGTGGGACATCGCTTGGGAGAATTTTCACCAACTAAGAAATTCGTGAAACACGGCGGTAAAATGCAACGAGAATTGGAAGCTTCTCAGCAAGCCGCTGAAGTTGCTAAAGCCCAAGCCGCTAAAGCAACCGTAGCTCCAGCTGCCGGCGCAAAGAAATAA
- the rplW gene encoding 50S ribosomal protein L23, which yields MNKFLIKHPVISEKATQMAALNKYIFAVADEATAPEVKKAIEGIHKVKVAKVNMINGKMKPKHFGRFLNEQAGYRKAIVTLKEGQKLDILPK from the coding sequence ATGAACAAGTTTTTAATAAAACATCCGGTAATCAGCGAGAAGGCGACTCAAATGGCTGCTTTGAATAAATACATCTTTGCCGTTGCCGACGAAGCCACCGCCCCGGAAGTAAAAAAGGCCATAGAGGGCATCCATAAAGTTAAAGTGGCCAAAGTAAATATGATTAACGGAAAAATGAAACCGAAACACTTCGGCCGCTTTTTGAACGAGCAAGCAGGATACCGGAAAGCGATCGTTACTTTGAAAGAAGGTCAGAAACTCGATATTTTACCAAAATAA
- the rplB gene encoding 50S ribosomal protein L2 gives MKVYKPTSPSRRHLTGIKYSDILTTSKPHKALTQKLRTNSGRNNRGVITMRHQGGGNKKVYRIVDFLQNKIGVPGKVETIEYDPYRSGFIALVSYKDGDRRYILAPKDLKVGDVVITAENAPLKPGNRLRIKNVPVGYFVFNVEIRAGGGAKLARSAGAYVEVLAHEGGLTDLRMGSKEVRKVSSEGWASIGQVSNPDYNLVNIGKAGRSRWLGIRPTVRGSAMNPVDHPYGGGEGAQPRGTRRPKTIWGKVTGGHKTRDKKKWSSKWIIQRRPKIR, from the coding sequence ATGAAAGTTTATAAACCAACCTCACCATCACGCAGACACTTAACCGGCATCAAGTACTCGGATATTTTGACTACCAGTAAGCCGCATAAAGCGCTGACCCAGAAACTGCGGACTAATTCCGGCCGCAATAATCGCGGAGTAATTACGATGCGTCATCAAGGTGGCGGAAATAAAAAAGTTTACAGGATAGTTGATTTCTTGCAAAACAAAATCGGTGTGCCTGGAAAAGTAGAAACCATCGAATACGACCCGTATCGCAGCGGTTTTATCGCTTTGGTTTCCTATAAAGATGGCGATCGTCGCTATATTTTGGCTCCAAAAGACCTGAAAGTAGGGGATGTGGTAATCACTGCCGAAAATGCTCCTTTGAAGCCCGGAAATCGATTGCGTATTAAAAATGTGCCGGTCGGCTATTTCGTTTTCAACGTAGAAATTCGCGCCGGTGGCGGAGCTAAACTAGCTCGCTCAGCGGGTGCCTACGTAGAAGTTTTAGCTCACGAAGGCGGCTTAACGGATCTTCGCATGGGCTCGAAAGAAGTCCGAAAAGTCTCATCTGAAGGTTGGGCATCAATTGGACAAGTTTCCAATCCTGACTATAATCTAGTGAACATCGGAAAAGCCGGCCGTTCCCGCTGGTTGGGTATCCGTCCGACTGTCCGTGGCTCAGCTATGAATCCGGTTGACCATCCGTATGGTGGAGGTGAAGGCGCACAGCCTCGTGGCACCCGCCGTCCGAAAACTATCTGGGGTAAGGTTACCGGTGGACACAAAACTCGGGATAAAAAGAAATGGTCATCCAAGTGGATTATTCAACGTCGGCCGAAAATTAGATAA
- the tuf gene encoding elongation factor Tu: MAEKEKFVRNKPHVNVGTIGHVDHGKTSLTAAITHVLFLKGWAKKEEKVDDIDNAPEEKARGITIALHHSEYESEKRHYAHIDAPGHADYIKNMITGAAQMDGAVLVVSAADGPMPQTREHILLARQVGVPALVVFLNKCDMVDDPELIDLVESEVRELLKKYEFPGDTTPVIRGSATLALAAKTAEDPAAKPILDLIKALDEFIPDPIRDTSKPFLMPVEDIFSIEGRGTVVTGRIERGIVKVNEEIEVIGLKATQKTVVTGIEMFNKLLDEGQAGDNVGILLRGLKKEDVERGQVLAKPGTSNPHTEFDAEIYVLSKEEGGRHTPFFKGYKPQFYIRTTDVTGDVTLPEGMEMVMPGDTVKIGVKLIAPVALEDKQRFAIREGGKTVGAGVVLKITK, translated from the coding sequence ATGGCAGAAAAAGAGAAATTCGTCAGGAACAAGCCTCACGTAAACGTCGGCACAATCGGACACGTCGATCACGGGAAAACTTCCCTGACCGCGGCTATTACGCACGTCCTTTTCTTGAAGGGTTGGGCGAAGAAAGAAGAGAAAGTCGATGATATCGATAACGCACCGGAAGAAAAAGCCCGTGGTATCACTATCGCGTTGCACCACTCTGAATATGAGTCCGAGAAGCGTCACTATGCTCACATCGACGCTCCTGGTCACGCCGACTACATCAAAAACATGATTACCGGCGCCGCCCAGATGGACGGAGCAGTCTTGGTAGTTTCCGCCGCTGATGGACCTATGCCTCAAACTAGAGAGCACATCTTGCTTGCCCGCCAGGTCGGCGTGCCGGCTTTGGTTGTATTCTTGAACAAATGCGATATGGTGGACGATCCGGAATTGATTGACTTGGTTGAATCCGAAGTCCGCGAACTTTTGAAGAAATATGAATTCCCGGGTGACACAACCCCGGTCATTCGTGGTTCCGCTACCCTTGCTTTGGCCGCGAAAACTGCTGAAGATCCGGCCGCTAAGCCGATTCTGGACTTGATAAAGGCCCTGGATGAATTCATTCCTGACCCGATTCGCGATACTTCCAAGCCGTTCTTGATGCCAGTAGAAGACATCTTCTCGATTGAAGGCCGCGGTACTGTGGTTACCGGCCGTATCGAGCGTGGCATCGTAAAAGTAAACGAAGAAATCGAAGTCATCGGCTTGAAAGCGACTCAGAAAACCGTAGTTACTGGCATTGAAATGTTCAATAAATTATTGGACGAAGGCCAAGCCGGAGATAACGTAGGTATTTTGCTCCGTGGATTGAAAAAAGAAGATGTTGAGCGTGGTCAGGTGCTTGCCAAGCCGGGAACATCCAATCCGCACACCGAATTCGATGCCGAAATCTATGTATTAAGCAAAGAAGAAGGTGGCCGTCACACTCCTTTCTTTAAAGGCTACAAACCTCAATTCTATATCCGCACGACCGACGTAACCGGCGATGTAACTTTGCCGGAGGGAATGGAAATGGTTATGCCTGGAGATACCGTAAAAATCGGCGTTAAGCTGATTGCTCCGGTCGCTCTTGAAGATAAGCAGAGGTTTGCTATCCGCGAAGGTGGCAAAACTGTAGGCGCTGGTGTAGTGTTGAAAATCACTAAATAA
- the rpsC gene encoding 30S ribosomal protein S3, translating into MGQKIQPFKYRLGIIKNWNSRWMPKHLNFKNYLEEDLVIRKIIHSKIGLAGIVSIEIERGTDNSFRVFVKAAKPGLVIGRGGKGVEELSKAIDDSLRKLFIKRKTEKAKFSVRLNIEELKRSELSAQFIAQSIAWDMEKRLPYRRTLKKYIESTMQSRDVQGVKIKVSGRLDGNEIARREWLAKGKLPLQTLRANIDYGEAASYNSYGTVGVKVWLYKGDVFNTVKRDI; encoded by the coding sequence ATGGGTCAGAAAATACAACCATTTAAATACCGCTTAGGCATCATCAAGAACTGGAATTCCCGCTGGATGCCGAAGCACTTAAACTTCAAGAATTATCTTGAGGAAGATTTAGTGATCCGCAAAATCATTCATAGCAAAATCGGATTGGCCGGAATCGTTTCAATTGAGATTGAACGCGGCACCGATAATTCTTTCCGTGTGTTCGTGAAGGCCGCGAAACCGGGCTTAGTGATTGGCCGGGGAGGTAAAGGTGTTGAAGAGCTCTCCAAAGCCATCGATGATAGCTTGAGGAAGTTATTCATTAAAAGGAAAACCGAAAAAGCCAAATTTTCGGTCCGTTTGAATATCGAAGAATTAAAACGTTCGGAGCTTTCCGCTCAGTTTATCGCCCAATCAATTGCTTGGGATATGGAAAAGCGCCTTCCTTATCGCCGCACTCTGAAAAAATATATTGAGAGCACGATGCAAAGCCGCGACGTACAGGGTGTAAAAATCAAAGTTTCCGGCCGCTTGGATGGAAATGAAATTGCTCGCCGTGAGTGGTTGGCGAAAGGTAAATTACCTTTGCAAACTTTGCGCGCCAACATTGATTACGGGGAAGCTGCTTCATACAACAGCTACGGCACCGTAGGTGTGAAGGTCTGGCTATACAAAGGCGATGTATTCAATACCGTAAAACGCGATATTTAA